From the candidate division WOR-3 bacterium genome, one window contains:
- a CDS encoding MG2 domain-containing protein: protein MRFFLQISIGILVIYSNLMAKVSSSKSINNLYLNIPIESLKGESGKCRISVIDPEDNVVGEITRRIYIEKGYYSFPIKIKLEKEVEDLDLLRVRVKFKNTEKIYSLFQLQDKMIIRILGQDNFISGTPIKYRIITKNLRTDEPIQGAKVRVVLERQNSEKIVYEGETDNSGTCETNFILPKDIKNGEFKFIVSSKLGKDEFKTSFKITTGNLTYLVTDKPIYQPGQMIHIRTLSLQKPRLNSIKDKEITFEIEDAKGNKVFKKVLKTDEFGVAYTPFLLADEVNFGKWTIRAILENEKTEKTVRVEKYLLPKFKINLNTDKEFYLPGEELEGRVDVQYFFGKPVSEGKVKITVYKFDIGFNEEAVIEGKTDRNGQFHFTYRLPLYFVGEPLEKGDAFVRLDIEVIDKANHSEKITVTKKIVQNLINIAVVPEGGMLRPNLENRIYVVANYPDGSPCLAQVEMSIEGRKQISKTDDYGVAEFIYNPRKEKIEVSVKVTDNKGESAEVKKDFVMNLQQEQLIMRMKKGIYKVGDFVNLEFLTTKKVGRIYLDIIKDNQTVLTKSIEIKDGKGSYQLQFTPDITGSIWLHAYIVTQGSDIIRDTRFCYVHSANDLVINTKLNKEQYLPGEEGEIQFTITDKNGKPKIATLCLAVVDEAVFAVSELQPGLEKVYFTLEKEILTPRYEIHGFEPENIVKEPKIDERAEVVMFSTLMPKEPFPVNYGTPLDVNEKISLVFYKKLEEVKWKIYAAINKYYDRFSEYPKTKDALKTLIKEGFLKEKDLLDPWNREYRIACEDEYFTYFTITSAGPDGVFETDDDISERRLRRFQSIEAITLMSEAGRPPAVKFDRLERKKAEAPEEPRVREYFPETFIFEPGLITDVSGKAKITVTMPDAITNWRATMFASTQKGELGSRVSQIKVFQDFFVDIDLPLTLTQGDEISIPIALYNYLPKQQKIRVILESGDWFENLGEKEITKIMDKDEISVVYFPIRVKELGYHSITVKAYGEARSDAVKRQVTVLPDGKRFESIISDRLEGNVVKKVGFPLNAIPNANSLILKLYPGIYSQIVEGLDKLLRMPFGCFEQTSSITYPNILILNYLRETNQIKPEVEMKAEEYISIGYQRLLSFEVEGGGFSWFGDEPASKILTAYGLMEFNDMSKVYNIDERLIERTSKWLKNQQNKDGSWSPDKQYLHPEAWGRIQNNEIMPTAYIVWALAEVGQKDGSAQKGLNYLETRWEEVDDAYVLALIANAFVAMDPKSETTIKILQKLIDMAKEDNGAIYWESNFPSITLTRGKGTDIETSGLATYALVKSGKFSPVATKALTFLIRSKDSSGMWYTTQGTIIALRALVAALRGGSEDVNATIFVFHNDRKVDEIKVDKSNIDVMRQIDLSENLRNENTVEIQLNGEGNFLYEIISSYYLPWKDLPRPKEPLFAIDVNYDRTQLSINDLVRVDVSVKLLKSGIAQMVMIDLGIPPGFEVQTPTLDEYVNNKTIQKYNLTSRQIIVYIESISSDKPVKFSYNLKAKYPVRAKVQYSRVYEYYNVDREAIVQPFEISVTR from the coding sequence ATGAGATTTTTTTTGCAAATAAGTATTGGAATTTTAGTAATTTATTCAAACTTAATGGCAAAAGTTAGTTCTTCTAAATCCATTAATAATCTATATTTAAATATTCCAATTGAAAGTTTAAAAGGAGAATCAGGCAAATGTAGGATTTCGGTTATTGATCCTGAGGATAATGTTGTAGGTGAAATTACTCGCCGGATTTACATTGAGAAAGGTTATTATTCATTCCCTATAAAAATAAAATTAGAAAAAGAGGTCGAAGATCTTGATCTTTTACGAGTAAGAGTGAAATTCAAAAACACAGAAAAAATATATTCTTTATTTCAACTTCAGGATAAAATGATTATAAGGATTTTAGGGCAAGATAATTTTATTTCTGGAACTCCTATAAAATATCGTATTATTACAAAGAATCTTCGAACTGATGAACCAATTCAAGGGGCAAAGGTAAGAGTTGTTTTAGAAAGGCAAAATTCCGAGAAAATCGTATATGAAGGAGAAACAGATAATTCGGGAACGTGCGAGACAAATTTCATCTTACCAAAGGATATAAAAAATGGTGAATTTAAATTTATTGTAAGTTCTAAATTAGGAAAGGATGAGTTCAAAACAAGTTTTAAAATAACAACTGGAAACCTGACCTATCTTGTTACAGATAAACCCATTTATCAACCAGGCCAGATGATCCATATAAGAACATTATCTTTGCAGAAGCCTAGACTCAATTCCATAAAAGATAAAGAAATAACCTTTGAGATTGAAGATGCTAAAGGTAATAAGGTATTTAAGAAAGTGTTAAAGACGGATGAATTTGGGGTTGCATATACACCATTTTTACTTGCCGATGAAGTAAATTTTGGTAAGTGGACAATTCGTGCAATACTTGAGAATGAAAAGACAGAAAAGACTGTAAGGGTTGAGAAATATCTCTTGCCAAAGTTTAAAATTAACTTAAACACAGATAAAGAATTTTATTTACCTGGGGAAGAGCTTGAAGGTCGTGTAGATGTTCAATATTTCTTTGGTAAACCTGTTTCAGAAGGAAAGGTTAAAATTACGGTATATAAGTTTGATATTGGTTTTAATGAAGAAGCAGTGATTGAAGGGAAAACTGATAGAAATGGTCAATTTCATTTTACCTATAGATTGCCTCTCTATTTTGTTGGTGAACCACTTGAAAAAGGCGATGCTTTTGTGAGGTTAGATATTGAGGTGATTGACAAAGCAAATCACAGCGAAAAGATTACTGTAACAAAGAAGATTGTGCAAAACCTCATAAATATTGCAGTTGTTCCTGAAGGTGGTATGCTTAGGCCAAATCTTGAAAATAGAATCTATGTTGTTGCGAACTATCCTGATGGTTCTCCTTGTCTTGCACAGGTTGAGATGAGTATAGAGGGGAGAAAGCAAATAAGTAAGACGGATGATTATGGGGTGGCAGAATTTATCTATAATCCAAGAAAAGAAAAAATAGAGGTTTCTGTAAAAGTTACTGATAATAAAGGGGAGAGCGCTGAAGTGAAGAAGGATTTCGTTATGAACCTACAGCAAGAGCAACTGATAATGCGAATGAAAAAGGGAATATATAAGGTGGGTGATTTTGTGAATTTGGAATTTCTTACAACAAAAAAAGTGGGTAGGATTTACCTTGATATTATTAAGGACAATCAGACAGTGCTCACAAAGTCTATTGAAATAAAAGATGGTAAAGGGAGTTATCAATTACAGTTTACTCCTGATATTACCGGCTCAATCTGGTTACATGCTTATATTGTGACTCAGGGATCAGATATTATTAGGGATACAAGATTCTGCTATGTCCATAGTGCAAATGATCTTGTTATAAATACGAAACTCAATAAAGAACAATATCTTCCAGGTGAAGAAGGTGAGATTCAATTTACAATTACTGATAAAAATGGAAAGCCTAAAATCGCTACACTTTGTCTTGCAGTGGTTGATGAAGCAGTCTTTGCAGTAAGTGAGTTGCAACCAGGACTTGAAAAGGTCTATTTTACCTTAGAAAAAGAGATATTAACGCCTCGTTATGAGATTCATGGATTTGAGCCAGAAAATATTGTGAAGGAGCCAAAGATTGATGAACGAGCAGAGGTTGTTATGTTTTCAACCCTTATGCCAAAAGAGCCATTTCCTGTGAATTACGGTACTCCTCTTGATGTGAATGAAAAGATTTCTCTCGTATTTTACAAAAAACTTGAGGAGGTAAAGTGGAAAATTTATGCGGCAATCAATAAATATTATGATCGTTTCTCTGAGTATCCAAAGACCAAGGATGCACTCAAGACTCTGATAAAAGAAGGTTTTTTAAAAGAAAAGGATCTCCTTGATCCATGGAATCGGGAATACCGCATTGCCTGTGAAGATGAATATTTTACTTATTTTACAATCACAAGTGCTGGACCTGATGGGGTTTTTGAAACTGATGATGATATAAGTGAAAGGAGGTTGAGAAGGTTTCAATCAATTGAAGCAATAACTTTAATGTCTGAAGCAGGAAGACCTCCTGCGGTTAAATTTGATAGATTGGAACGTAAAAAAGCAGAAGCCCCCGAAGAGCCAAGAGTTCGTGAATATTTTCCTGAAACTTTCATTTTTGAACCCGGACTTATAACCGATGTAAGTGGAAAGGCAAAAATCACGGTTACGATGCCAGATGCTATAACAAACTGGAGAGCGACGATGTTTGCCTCTACACAAAAGGGAGAGCTCGGCTCCAGAGTATCCCAAATAAAAGTTTTTCAGGATTTCTTTGTTGATATAGATTTGCCTCTTACCTTAACTCAAGGTGATGAGATCTCAATACCAATTGCCTTATATAATTATCTACCCAAACAGCAAAAGATTAGGGTTATCTTAGAAAGTGGAGATTGGTTTGAGAATCTTGGGGAAAAAGAGATAACAAAGATAATGGATAAAGATGAGATATCGGTTGTGTATTTCCCAATAAGAGTAAAGGAACTTGGTTATCATTCGATAACAGTGAAAGCTTATGGTGAGGCAAGATCTGATGCAGTAAAAAGGCAGGTTACGGTTTTACCCGATGGCAAGCGTTTTGAGAGTATAATCTCAGACCGTCTCGAGGGAAATGTGGTTAAGAAAGTGGGCTTTCCTCTTAATGCCATACCTAATGCAAATTCACTAATTCTTAAACTCTATCCTGGTATATACTCTCAAATTGTTGAGGGCCTTGATAAACTTCTTAGAATGCCTTTCGGTTGCTTTGAGCAGACTTCTTCAATTACCTATCCCAATATTTTGATTTTAAACTACTTACGAGAGACAAATCAGATTAAACCAGAGGTTGAGATGAAGGCAGAAGAGTACATTAGTATTGGTTATCAGAGGCTATTGTCCTTTGAAGTGGAAGGTGGGGGATTCTCTTGGTTTGGAGATGAACCTGCGAGTAAGATTCTCACTGCATATGGCCTTATGGAATTCAATGATATGAGCAAAGTTTATAATATTGATGAGAGATTGATTGAGAGGACCTCTAAGTGGCTAAAAAATCAACAAAATAAAGATGGTTCCTGGTCCCCAGATAAACAGTATTTACATCCAGAAGCATGGGGTAGGATACAGAATAATGAGATAATGCCCACAGCGTATATTGTGTGGGCTCTTGCTGAAGTTGGACAAAAAGATGGCTCTGCACAAAAGGGTCTTAATTATTTAGAAACGAGATGGGAAGAGGTGGATGATGCATATGTCCTTGCACTTATTGCTAATGCGTTTGTAGCAATGGATCCAAAGTCAGAAACCACAATTAAAATTCTACAAAAGCTAATTGATATGGCGAAAGAAGATAATGGGGCAATATACTGGGAGTCAAATTTTCCTTCAATAACCCTTACTCGTGGGAAGGGGACAGATATTGAGACAAGTGGTCTTGCCACTTATGCTCTTGTTAAATCAGGTAAGTTCTCTCCTGTGGCAACTAAGGCTTTGACTTTTTTGATTCGGTCAAAGGATTCCTCAGGAATGTGGTATACAACTCAGGGAACAATTATTGCACTACGCGCACTTGTTGCAGCTCTTCGTGGAGGAAGTGAAGATGTAAATGCTACGATTTTTGTATTTCATAATGATAGGAAGGTGGACGAGATAAAAGTTGATAAGAGCAATATAGATGTGATGCGGCAGATTGATTTGAGTGAAAATTTAAGAAATGAGAATACAGTTGAAATCCAACTTAATGGAGAAGGCAATTTCTTATATGAGATAATAAGTTCTTATTACCTTCCGTGGAAGGACTTACCAAGACCGAAGGAACCGCTCTTTGCTATTGATGTTAATTATGACAGAACCCAGCTTTCAATAAATGATTTGGTGCGGGTTGATGTTTCTGTTAAACTATTAAAGAGTGGAATAGCTCAGATGGTTATGATTGACCTGGGGATCCCTCCAGGATTTGAAGTTCAAACGCCAACTCTTGATGAATATGTGAATAATAAAACCATTCAGAAGTATAACCTTACTTCCCGTCAGATAATTGTATACATTGAATCAATTTCCTCTGATAAGCCAGTTAAATTTTCATACAATTTAAAGGCAAAATATCCAGTTCGGGCAAAGGTTCAATATTCAAGAGTATATGAATATTACAACGTAGATAGAGAGGCGATTGTTCAGCCATTTGAGATAAGTGTAACAAGGTGA
- a CDS encoding metalloregulator ArsR/SmtB family transcription factor has protein sequence MKKFLKIFNALSDETRLRIFLLLTRSELCVCELMNILNMKQPRISNCLRILKEAGLILNKREGQWIIYSANPEICKSKLIRDLKKEVNLSEEDLKNLKKYLRKEIRKG, from the coding sequence ATGAAGAAATTTTTGAAAATTTTTAATGCTCTTTCGGACGAGACGAGATTGAGGATTTTTCTTTTACTTACCCGGAGCGAGCTTTGTGTTTGTGAATTGATGAATATTCTCAATATGAAACAACCGAGAATTTCTAATTGTTTGAGAATCTTAAAGGAGGCGGGGTTGATTCTTAATAAAAGAGAAGGACAATGGATTATTTATTCTGCAAATCCGGAGATATGCAAAAGTAAATTGATTCGGGATTTAAAAAAAGAGGTAAATCTTTCGGAAGAAGATTTGAAAAACCTTAAAAAATACCTAAGAAAAGAGATAAGAAAGGGGTAA
- a CDS encoding permease: MFLEIIKAGFLALKDYAATHILTCLVPAFLLAGAIVTFINRNAILEHLGEETRKSRSFPLASISSFFLAACSCTVIPVASGLYYGGAGIGVAFIVLWVAPSANILALTYTGNILGGGMVISRIVAALFMAFIVGWVMSFVFREERKESTTTTEETQKKTIIERKELVLLFLILLSLLLPNYLVRGGAYIYKVLVWLISSLVMLIYAIKVFSKEKLGDWLRETWWFVKIIFPLLLVGVFIVGVIGKILPESWIKTYLGGERLRASFFATVIGAISYFATMTEAPFVHTLMKLGMGKGPALTLLLTGPGLSLPNWLAIGRVFGVKKALVYVPLIVVLGTLVGWFFGNFIF; the protein is encoded by the coding sequence ATGTTTTTAGAAATAATAAAAGCTGGGTTTTTGGCGTTAAAGGACTATGCTGCCACACATATTCTGACCTGTCTTGTTCCAGCATTTCTTCTTGCAGGGGCAATTGTAACATTCATTAATCGTAACGCTATTTTAGAGCATCTTGGCGAAGAAACAAGAAAGAGCAGGTCTTTTCCTCTTGCGAGTATTTCGAGTTTCTTTCTTGCGGCTTGCTCCTGCACTGTTATCCCTGTTGCAAGTGGTCTTTACTACGGAGGTGCAGGAATTGGAGTTGCCTTTATTGTTCTCTGGGTTGCACCTAGTGCTAATATCCTTGCTCTTACCTACACTGGAAATATCCTCGGCGGAGGAATGGTTATTTCAAGAATTGTAGCTGCTCTTTTTATGGCTTTTATTGTCGGCTGGGTGATGAGTTTTGTCTTTCGAGAAGAAAGAAAAGAATCTACAACCACTACGGAAGAAACACAAAAAAAGACAATCATCGAGCGAAAAGAGCTGGTTTTGCTTTTTCTTATACTTCTCTCCCTCCTTTTACCCAACTATCTCGTAAGAGGAGGAGCATATATTTATAAAGTTCTGGTCTGGTTAATTTCTTCTCTGGTTATGTTAATCTATGCCATTAAGGTTTTCTCGAAAGAAAAACTCGGCGACTGGCTCCGGGAAACATGGTGGTTTGTTAAGATTATCTTTCCTTTGCTTTTAGTCGGTGTCTTTATTGTGGGTGTAATAGGTAAGATATTGCCCGAAAGCTGGATTAAAACCTATCTTGGAGGAGAGCGCCTCCGTGCATCTTTTTTTGCGACAGTTATTGGGGCTATAAGTTACTTTGCAACAATGACCGAAGCGCCTTTTGTCCATACTTTGATGAAATTGGGTATGGGAAAAGGTCCTGCCCTTACTCTTCTTTTGACCGGACCTGGTTTAAGTTTACCAAACTGGCTTGCAATAGGAAGAGTATTCGGGGTTAAAAAAGCCCTTGTCTATGTCCCTCTTATTGTTGTTCTTGGAACTTTGGTAGGATGGTTCTTTGGAAACTTTATATTTTAA
- a CDS encoding nitrophenyl compound nitroreductase subunit ArsF family protein has product MKVKKVISVLLLAFVLFSIAYLIKGEVMNKKEEKMQKEEIREEVDTVNEKETETNKEKVPEIPNVNVAKNETKTQNSAPKKEEKKKKVLAYYFHGTYRCPTCLTIERYSKEAIEQYFAKEIQNGILEFSSINAEEPENRHFIQDYQLYTKSLIISLKEDNKEIKWKNLTEVWSYIHSKENFYQYVKNEVEKFLEEAR; this is encoded by the coding sequence ATGAAGGTGAAAAAAGTGATTTCTGTTCTTCTTCTCGCTTTTGTTCTCTTCAGCATTGCTTATCTAATCAAGGGAGAAGTCATGAATAAAAAAGAGGAAAAAATGCAAAAGGAAGAAATCCGAGAGGAGGTAGATACTGTTAATGAAAAAGAAACGGAAACAAATAAGGAAAAAGTCCCTGAAATTCCTAATGTTAATGTAGCAAAAAATGAAACAAAAACACAAAATTCGGCTCCCAAAAAAGAAGAAAAGAAGAAAAAAGTGCTTGCCTACTATTTTCATGGAACTTACCGATGTCCCACCTGCCTTACAATTGAAAGATATTCAAAAGAAGCAATCGAACAGTATTTTGCCAAAGAAATACAGAACGGAATATTAGAGTTCAGCTCTATAAATGCAGAAGAACCAGAAAATAGACATTTCATCCAGGATTACCAGCTTTACACGAAATCTCTCATAATTTCACTCAAGGAAGACAATAAAGAGATAAAATGGAAAAATCTCACCGAGGTCTGGTCTTATATTCACAGTAAAGAGAATTTCTATCAATATGTTAAAAATGAGGTGGAGAAATTTTTAGAGGAGGCAAGATAA
- a CDS encoding aromatic aminobenezylarsenical efflux permease ArsG family transporter, which produces MGLLPLLTALWLGILTSISPCPLATNIAAISFVSYRIAHKVVVLLSGILYTIGRAVTYIVIGFLVVRAAINIPLVSNFLQLYINKILGILLILVGMFLLDLLFNIKIPSISVSESWQRKLDEIGIFGSLFLGMLFALAFCPVSAALFFGSLIPLALKANSGVILPLFYGMGTGLPVLLFAIFIALGSSHIGRMYERAVKFEAITKKVTGVIFILVGIYYVLAYIFKLF; this is translated from the coding sequence ATGGGATTGTTACCTCTTCTTACAGCATTATGGCTTGGGATATTGACTTCGATAAGTCCCTGTCCCCTTGCGACCAATATTGCTGCGATATCATTTGTCTCCTACAGAATTGCCCACAAAGTCGTTGTTCTCTTATCGGGTATTCTCTATACAATTGGGAGAGCAGTTACCTATATTGTTATTGGGTTTCTCGTTGTTAGGGCAGCCATTAATATTCCCCTCGTTTCAAATTTCCTCCAGCTCTACATTAACAAAATCCTGGGAATCCTTTTGATTCTGGTGGGAATGTTTTTACTTGATTTGTTGTTTAACATAAAAATACCGAGCATTTCCGTTTCCGAGTCCTGGCAGAGAAAACTTGATGAGATTGGCATTTTCGGCTCTCTATTTTTGGGAATGCTTTTCGCTCTTGCGTTCTGTCCTGTTTCTGCCGCTCTATTTTTTGGCAGTCTTATCCCTCTCGCACTTAAGGCAAATTCAGGAGTGATTTTGCCGCTATTTTATGGAATGGGAACGGGGCTACCTGTTTTACTTTTTGCTATTTTTATTGCTCTTGGTTCTTCCCACATAGGCAGAATGTATGAAAGAGCAGTCAAATTTGAAGCGATTACAAAGAAAGTCACAGGAGTTATTTTTATTCTGGTTGGAATTTACTATGTGTTGGCTTACATCTTTAAATTGTTTTAA
- a CDS encoding thioredoxin family protein, which yields MKIQIAGPGCPRCLATEKAVKEACAQLKLSAEISHLYDIRGYARLGVRMTPAVIVDGKVVMSGKVPSVEEVKKVLSS from the coding sequence ATGAAAATTCAGATTGCAGGACCTGGTTGTCCGAGGTGCTTGGCGACCGAGAAGGCTGTAAAAGAAGCCTGTGCCCAGTTGAAACTCTCTGCCGAGATTTCTCATCTTTACGATATAAGAGGATATGCAAGACTTGGAGTCAGAATGACTCCTGCTGTGATTGTTGACGGAAAAGTTGTTATGTCGGGCAAGGTTCCATCTGTGGAAGAGGTAAAGAAAGTTTTAAGTTCCTGA
- a CDS encoding zinc-ribbon domain-containing protein gives MDNEFETETGQKENKKCPNCNGELEFVSSCCKAFWYCKNCDEIIGDIEDNH, from the coding sequence ATGGATAATGAATTTGAAACTGAAACAGGACAAAAAGAAAACAAAAAATGTCCGAATTGTAATGGCGAACTTGAGTTTGTAAGTTCCTGTTGTAAGGCATTCTGGTATTGCAAGAACTGCGATGAAATAATTGGAGACATTGAAGACAATCACTAA
- a CDS encoding 4Fe-4S dicluster domain-containing protein has product MSVFGGIPREKIPWFPTIDHEKCVGCKECFNFCHNGVLEWDEENNRPKVVKPYNCVIGCSACSNLCPNGAIEFPTREELKEMVKKVKQGV; this is encoded by the coding sequence ATGAGTGTGTTTGGTGGCATCCCAAGAGAAAAAATTCCCTGGTTTCCTACCATTGACCACGAAAAATGTGTGGGTTGTAAGGAATGTTTCAATTTCTGTCATAATGGTGTTCTTGAGTGGGACGAAGAGAATAATCGTCCAAAAGTTGTAAAGCCTTACAACTGTGTAATCGGTTGCTCAGCCTGTTCTAATCTCTGTCCAAATGGAGCAATTGAGTTTCCTACTCGAGAGGAACTGAAAGAAATGGTTAAGAAAGTAAAACAGGGAGTTTAA
- a CDS encoding zinc ribbon domain-containing protein translates to MPVYEYICSDCGERIEVLATIEEKEKGLRVICPKCGSEKVLQVFSSFAVGSSKGSSPTCGCQG, encoded by the coding sequence ATGCCTGTCTATGAATACATCTGTTCCGATTGTGGCGAGCGAATAGAGGTATTAGCCACAATTGAGGAAAAAGAAAAAGGGCTAAGAGTCATCTGCCCTAAATGTGGCAGTGAGAAGGTTCTTCAGGTCTTTAGCAGTTTTGCAGTTGGAAGTTCGAAGGGTAGTTCACCAACCTGTGGTTGTCAGGGATAG
- a CDS encoding NAD(P)-binding domain-containing protein, translated as MEISSLGFIGGGRITRIIINGLKRRGKVPGEIVVSDTNIETLQKLQNEFPEITIAPNDNSLPAEKEMVFFAVHPQVTADVLTEIKTFIKPTTFFISLVPRVKIEKIVEGTKCFPKIVRMIPNACSIVNEGYNPVTFSDTVTEEEKKTLLDFLSVLGECPVVSEEKLEAYAVITGMGPTYFWFQFNELKEIAKSFGLNEQEAEKGIAKMVNGTIKTLLGSGLSPEEVMDLIPVRPLQDFETQIKEAYHSRLEPLHKKLKAI; from the coding sequence ATGGAAATTAGCTCATTGGGTTTTATTGGCGGCGGAAGAATAACGAGAATTATTATTAACGGTCTTAAAAGAAGAGGAAAAGTGCCCGGGGAAATTGTTGTAAGTGATACAAATATTGAAACTCTACAAAAACTGCAAAATGAGTTCCCGGAGATTACAATTGCACCCAATGATAATTCTCTACCTGCGGAAAAGGAGATGGTATTCTTCGCGGTCCATCCACAGGTAACAGCCGATGTCCTAACTGAAATTAAAACTTTTATTAAACCAACAACCTTTTTCATTTCTCTGGTCCCAAGAGTAAAAATAGAGAAAATTGTGGAAGGGACCAAGTGTTTTCCCAAGATTGTGCGGATGATTCCAAACGCCTGTTCTATTGTGAATGAGGGTTATAATCCAGTGACATTTTCCGATACGGTAACTGAAGAAGAGAAAAAAACTTTGCTTGATTTTCTTTCTGTTTTAGGAGAATGTCCGGTTGTTTCAGAGGAAAAACTGGAAGCCTATGCAGTTATCACCGGAATGGGTCCTACCTATTTCTGGTTTCAATTCAATGAATTAAAGGAAATTGCAAAAAGTTTTGGACTCAATGAACAGGAAGCAGAAAAGGGTATCGCAAAAATGGTTAACGGAACAATAAAAACACTTTTGGGGTCAGGCTTATCACCAGAAGAGGTAATGGATTTGATTCCCGTTCGCCCATTACAGGATTTTGAAACTCAAATCAAAGAAGCCTATCATTCCAGGCTTGAGCCGTTACACAAGAAACTGAAAGCGATTTAG
- a CDS encoding permease: MKKFILKIAETEYILAIIFGVFILLSRIFNFAPAKVIRENFWLFFVEMITFLPFMFILIGLFDVWFPKYKVEKYIGKSSGIKGTIWCILLAMLQAGPLYGAFPVAYLLWKKGCSIKNIFIYLGAFSTLKIPMLTFEIGFLGLKFSLLRTAVTLPVFILIGYLMEFYLKDKNFVVNQPALTGKENL, from the coding sequence ATGAAAAAATTTATTTTGAAGATTGCCGAGACCGAATATATTTTAGCAATTATTTTTGGAGTATTTATTCTTCTCTCCCGTATTTTTAATTTTGCTCCGGCAAAAGTTATTCGGGAAAATTTCTGGCTATTTTTTGTTGAGATGATAACTTTTCTGCCTTTTATGTTTATTCTCATCGGCCTTTTTGATGTCTGGTTTCCCAAGTATAAAGTAGAAAAATACATTGGAAAAAGTTCAGGCATCAAAGGGACAATCTGGTGTATCCTTCTGGCGATGCTACAGGCAGGACCATTATACGGTGCTTTCCCTGTGGCATATCTCTTATGGAAAAAGGGCTGCAGTATAAAAAATATTTTTATCTATCTTGGGGCTTTCTCAACACTTAAGATACCGATGTTGACTTTTGAGATTGGTTTTTTAGGGTTAAAATTTTCGTTGTTACGAACTGCTGTTACTCTTCCTGTATTTATTCTAATTGGTTATCTAATGGAATTTTATTTGAAAGATAAGAACTTCGTTGTGAACCAGCCTGCGTTAACCGGAAAAGAAAATCTCTAA
- a CDS encoding CPBP family intramembrane glutamic endopeptidase yields the protein MNNKKTIRNILVFIAIVTIGGWVGVIVDKFLPPQPSENTLGMGIWLVTPLLTVIVLRTFFGDGWKDAGLKLNLKSGSVWYVVSLIVFPLVTGIVLGIGKLTRWIDFPNFNVSAFAKVFIGLLIVNFIKNIFEESVWRGYLTSKMINLNVGDFSIYLVVGLVWSIWHLPYYLLFLSESTITSVLPVNRIIFFFVAMVNMLIWTVMFVEIYRLTNSIWSVVLLHTVEDSLVNPLVIDGYIKIISNKEIFISPICGIIAALLYLSIGLALRKIRKSNSNIGRLGG from the coding sequence ATGAATAACAAAAAGACAATTCGTAATATTCTTGTATTTATTGCAATTGTCACAATTGGTGGTTGGGTAGGAGTTATCGTTGATAAATTTCTTCCTCCGCAGCCGAGTGAAAATACCTTGGGGATGGGAATCTGGCTGGTAACTCCCTTATTAACCGTTATAGTTCTTAGAACATTCTTCGGAGATGGATGGAAAGATGCCGGATTAAAACTTAACCTAAAGAGCGGTAGTGTATGGTATGTGGTATCATTAATTGTTTTTCCTTTAGTAACAGGCATTGTTTTGGGTATTGGCAAATTGACTCGTTGGATTGATTTCCCCAATTTCAATGTTTCTGCTTTTGCAAAAGTTTTTATCGGATTACTTATTGTTAATTTTATCAAGAATATATTTGAAGAATCTGTCTGGCGAGGGTATTTGACTTCCAAAATGATAAATCTGAATGTCGGTGATTTTTCAATTTATCTCGTTGTTGGCTTAGTCTGGTCTATTTGGCATCTTCCTTATTACCTTTTATTTTTATCGGAATCAACGATTACTTCTGTTTTGCCGGTCAATAGAATAATATTCTTTTTCGTTGCTATGGTAAATATGTTGATCTGGACAGTGATGTTTGTTGAAATTTATCGTCTGACAAATTCTATCTGGTCTGTTGTTTTACTACATACAGTCGAAGATTCACTTGTTAATCCACTGGTCATTGATGGTTACATAAAGATTATTAGCAATAAAGAGATTTTTATATCTCCGATTTGTGGGATAATTGCAGCTCTTCTTTATCTATCTATTGGATTGGCTTTGAGAAAAATAAGGAAAAGTAATTCGAATATTGGACGGCTGGGTGGATAG